tttcagaatcactctgtgggatattttgagcagaaagcaagtcttcattgcaagcaggcaagcatgaatttgaatcaattgagcatgtatcaagtgtgatcgagtgtgtgtgtgtctgtgcggtaccgtctacgtcatcatgtgaacggaaaccttcgctgggctcctcctctagtcagtctgacgagagtgcccgggagggtggGTGCTGGCGTAGCAAAGGGCAGTTCTTCTTCCAGTGTCCTGGTTCGCCGCAATAATGGCAAATATTCCCTGGATTTCCAAATGTGGCTCTGACGTCTCTGTTGGGCCAGTCCCGTCTGGGGTCTCTCCCCCTCCCGCGCCCGCGGGGCCTGCCTCCCATGCCTCTGCCgttgttatgcattgcagagaacatctccaaggatggcagatacagttcgctctgttgtttttccttcttcgccatcTTTCTTTGCTGaagagtgtcataagcatggcgtgcgtgtcttgtgaggtcagacagacgcgcttcttctttccatccgatgtatgactgcttcacggcgtcaaaaacttcagggagtaagcctttcatcaccagttcacacaggtgactctcgtatgtGGAACAGAATaagtcctcccactccttccggGGGAGGGTgagctcctccgtgtgtgttgtatgcggtggtgaggcggtgaacaaagtcatcaactgattcctctggttgttgtttgcatgtggtgactttaatcatacagactttatcagggaacgcagtttcgaggtgggcaacaagcgtcctcactgcggtaacgaatccatcatttaagttgtttgtccagtctttgtgtttgagagcaagtgtcacatcaggcaattgtccAGTCAGTTTTTGATATTCACAGGCTGAAAGACGcttggccaggatgcgacggatctcagctccagtgggtctgtactcctggcagaaagccagaaggttggcaccgaatgtctttcctgatacagtgatgtctgggagattttgagcaaagtcagctatgtcagcgctagtccacggtctgtgcactaacatgcttccttcagggccggccacttccaccatgggcaagctgatttctggggctactggtgtgttgctcctcagggtacgaacgctggtagttgcagaggcagcactcgtagtggcagttggtgcatgggcagagcctgtggcagtggatgatgtaggaatgaagccgacaggtgaatCGTCCCAGAACATCCGTGCCACCgttccaggagttggtgtggcatttacgctgtcctccacatgctctgactgctctgcagccgatgtTGCAGTTCCTGATaacagaggttggccaggctgttgctgttggtcaggctgttggtcctgctgtccaccctgcccggccctcctgctgacgtagaaggagtccaggtcgggattcaccttgaccgcgctcagctctgcaaaaggatacaaagcagaaacagtgggagcgctctgtttctcatcatgttgtgtgtgtgtgtgtgtgtatggtggcggtgtgcaagcttccacagagttgttatcttttctgccagctacgtcaccactctcatcctttctccctcctagttctttttggcattttaatCTTTCCCCGCGTTcggattctttaacccaaatttcaaggcatctattatttaattcaatttcctctaaagttttaactttaattgttttgcttttacggagctgtttctccttttcttctaatttttcttttaaagcgcgtatgtccttcacactgagtgaaccaccctcttgaaacccataaagttttgtccagtcgtgaagacatgacacgcactcatcaccatatttacgtctcattaattttgtaatgctgcagtctggtggtggagacttagattgccccgaacccatctttcagagtcccggcggttttctgccttagatttttatgtgttccggccggaaccttcccaaaatgcctttttatcggacgtctccgtaaaaagggaaccaacccgatctggcgacagagtctttcacgaagtacttcctcaacgttaggcccctctaggcccggggccctcgtctcttgaaaacacttcactctgcaaacgcactccctctttcagaagccgtcttttatactcagtcccccacgtgtggaccacgcacagatcagaaaaacatgtctgtatcctcagtacagacggaagctcggttccacgagccaacccttagcaaccaccgtctcgaccaccagggcacactttgacctaattaattttttttttttttttacccgaatattaaattttttatttatttatttatttatttatttttttttttttttttaatttgtttggtcctaattattatattttcttttgtcgttgttaaAGTCTAGTTGAGGATGTTTtataattaattgttatttgccttactttccctaaaccaaatgatcagagccaagtaatgAAACCAATTTcgaacccgttttcttttttttttttccctcaataagtcgcaacaaaacggaatctctctcaccgggcagagtagaggttggattttgagttcgttggatctcgtcagaggcgatccagacgggtgagcagtcctcccactcagaacagctgtagaggttcggaggctgagcgaacctagtcctcaggaccgccgtccctgatcacgccgtccagacgacctgccgcgggatcctgttcgtgacgccaatttctgtggtggaaattttgcaataaaggcagatgagagagagttgtccttttgtgcgatttattgaaataataaagaaaataacaagtaatgaggaaagcaaataaaaagccagctggggagatcagaacatacaccacggaggtataatgcaaagatcaccccgttctgaggttgtctctgccttttaacctctctcccgggacctggtggaatcttcctatcacactgtgggtgaagatgtttacattacacagggaatacacaaggtctacagccttgggtctggtggggcatcagatagaaaggagccagagaccaggggcaaaaggcagacacaagccataaacaatcggtcagtcaaacacaacattagatgtcagcacttaatgtgcgacagaaccttgagaggaagatagattgtttgtctaataatgttcagttctgggtctaatcaacaagtacagaatgcatggttattgtacagagtcagaaatgaacacaagagcattaaagtacaatttttccattacacacgATAAATGataacgttttttactgaatgaaaacgaaaataagtcctgctctgcagcataaaccactttaaCCATTTTTAAGGtgctcaattaaacagttaaagcactaagacatagtcaatgtgccctttaaacggaagctgcattattatactttaccgtaattacatttaccacaatatctgcagaaaaacaaagttttattacacaggcaacacagcggatttggaactcgctccgcgcgagttacggcgtctgatgttgattcagttgcaaagcaaacttcaaaccccacccCCTACTAcatattggcacagagacaatAACATATTGTCCCCACTCggccaataggtgtaaaatacttgagctccgagacaaagaaaaactccaagggagatcgggcagcgtgatcagctgcacctacgtggctgtgagacgccaaaacctttcacttgacttttttaaacgctcttcttatcgtatttcacacaagtctggcagactaccactgctaacgtgtagaggatattatataatgaaaataaataaattgtaataaactctctctgtggtgccagaacgccaggactcagcagatctccgactcattattgcagcaagttgtttgttctgcatatattgattctgcatgagtaataaggactgttttacacttatttagccgaagacaaaactcaaaagagagacacccattaagttttaacaaatgtgcaataaaaaaattaaacagaaaacgcttgaaagcgtttccgttttatatcccgtttatttcattattactcctttcacctgtaccacataaagtcattgcagagctacagccgtgttcctacaaagttaaccagctgtttatttcgttatttcctctttcatgtccgtctggtgaatgaaagtgggcgtggccatccacgtcccagagcagggacactgggggaaggggaaacacaaactagatgggtgtactgtcatcttttcagataatttttagcatttgcatgttgttgtaaatgaataacgaaattaacaaaatctacgtttgtgaagagttccgtgtttacataaaagcgggcagaacaacttccgtctatgactcactgccgaaagcggctggtgaacctcttgggaacatggctgtagctctgttaAATGATACAGGCAGCCTATCatgtatgcgaaaatataaaaatgttcagtaattacaacttctgctcccaccgggattcgaacccggggtaaaaaattgacacatcaaggttgttaacaataaacaaacaattacACCACAGGGGCGTTGTAATGTAAGTCTaaatgggcctatataacataagtctAAGACAgtgtcataaaggccagtgtgggggctgatcgccatcTATAGGCCAAATACACaactccaacgcgctaaaaacccggtgataccgcgctgaaaatgcaaacagattgccgtaaaggctgacacttttaagtgctacgactgtatgttgcacagattaaaataagtaaagaaggtgagtatctgtatttcaactttgtgcctacatacaaaggaaagcatggtgatgaggtggagtccctttgtgactttaggaatttcctggcaaatctgtagatcaggtattaaacatcacacagaaaccaatctattaccaaatgaaaacattttgtccacagaatacagggacatctgtttcatggaagttgaaagctctggtgcgtctgaaccagaacttgtgtgaAAATTAAGTCTCTCGTtgtcttgatgagcacattccacattttatggctggtggtcccagttctgggagagacagcttcttggtgataaatgtgacagcctgtccttttggaatgaCAAGCggaggtggaatcctgagggatttacaggtagatcaacaaagtggactcagggttctttgatatggacctttgagatgttggcgctaaatggtgcctgtggtgatagaagccagtctcctgttgtggagaaaggttcagggtcccttatctctggggactgaaagggacgtaggggctcttcaaaggagggagttaagttcacatgtaggtcaggttacctcagtccagatgtGGATTGCTACACCTGCTTTTCATTCTTTTACTCCAACTTCTGCTTTATGCAGTGATAAATATCTCAGACTCTGCACAGAAGAGGAAGTAGAGTAAGTCAAACGACTTTcataagctgtttgtgtgtgatctaTATTTCCACAGTATTGTGCAAAGGTTTTAGGCAGGTGTGAAAAAAGGCTCTTGCGAATGCTTTTTAAAGTGGAAGTgttaaagacagacagacagacatatctCGATCACATCAATAATTGGTATTTCTACTTTTTGCCTTCAACATAGCTGTAATTCTTCTAGGTACACACAGTTTTTGAAGGAATCTTGGGAGAACTAACCACAGATGATCCTGATGATCATTAGCACCTGTTTGGTATAATAGTTTGAGCATACACCTGGctataatacaaaaaaaatctcTGAAGCTGAAGTAGTAACACCAAATATTGCTtgatttaaatttgtattttgttcatggtttgccatgggctcaaaaactagAACTGGTCCTTCTGgcttcctctgtacctgccccagcaacggtcagactgAGATGGGGCGGAGCCCGCCTCTgtctcatacaactaaccacgaatatcagactgtgctgaagaactCACTGTCTGCTAAATAATCTACTGCGGGACCTttagccattgaatattagtgctgtaagcgtatacgaggaaaacaatggcggacgGAGCCGtttcgctccagcaggctggctccgccccctctcagcccgaccAATGCTGGAGCAGGTACCGAGGacaccaggaagcactagttgtagtctgtgagctcATAGGAAATAATCCACCAGTCTGTGTTGGAAGaggaatgaatgatgaatgatgatttTCTTCAAGGTCAGGACACCACAAAAGGGTTTTCCAGCTTTTATTTGATCACATTCATTAACAGAGGAAATGATCTGTTTGTGAATGAACTGGAAGGACCAGCGCGATAATGACTCCTGTTAAAGCCACTCCACAGCTTCATGCTTCTTTCTCACAGATCCACTGTTGAATAACATCACAGCGCACATCGTTCCACAGAGTAATGTGAGCTATGATCTTTGCACAGTCCTCATCACCAGTCGGCCCAGTATTATCAGGCTGGTTCGTCCACCAGAACCTATCAGGTGTAAGAACAGAGCATGAACTGGAGCAGAGTGAAGTCCAGACTACGACCATCTGGTCTGATTCACGTCTCAGTCTTACTGAGCTGAGGTGGAGGTCAGTGGAGTTCCATCGATCCAGGTCCAGTTCCCCTCCTGGTCCCTGTCACTCAAACCAATCCAAGCATCCTGGTTGGTGAATCCAGAGAGGAACATCTGatgaaagcaaaacaacatgAAGGAACAGGAAGTTTGGAGTAAAATGTGGGACAGTGACAGCTTCTGTCCTGTACGTTGTGCTGCACCTGCTCTTTACTGGAGTCGATCACCACCAGATGTGCGTCTCTGCTTCTGCAGTCGTCTCTGCCGTCTGTCCAAGGTCCAGACTGACTGGAGAGGAGGTAACAGGAACAGCCGAACATCTTCCATCCAGCAGGACATGTTTTACCTGTAGCAGAAAGCAACTACAGTAGCATCAGTTCAAACACACGTCCAGATGTGATATGATAGATGTGATGCAACAAATGGTTTTAGATCTTatcaagttattattattattattattattattattattattattattattattattattattattattattattattattattatacactcACTCTGCTTGAGCAGCATCTGCATTTCAGTGATGTTGGTCTTCAGCTGGTTTCTTTCCTCCATTAAATCAGTGACGTTGGCTTTGATGGTGGAGAGTTGTGCAGCAGCAACGTGGTCTGAGACAGAAATAATGAGCCCATGCCCATGCATGGCAGATGTTTAGGCCAAATGTTGTCTACAGGTCAGTAAAAGTGGGTCAAGGCTCCTAAAAGCCGGTGACCACAGCACTGACTCACAGTGGACACCGAGGCAGATGAGCCCAGCGAGCAGCAGAACactcagcagaaccagacccaggacCACGGCTCCATGACGTGATCTCTCTGAGCTCCTGGGCCCTGAAGAGCAAACATTCAACAGTAATGACCCACAACAGACGTGTTCTcacctcagtgctgcagctcctccgtctGACCAAAGATTCTCACCTGGTTCCATTCCTAAAGGTCTTGTCTTAACAGACGGTTCGTTTACAACGTTCGCATATATGTCCTCCATGATATGATATCACTATTTGAGGAAGCCGAGTTTCTGAGGAAATGACGAGTCAAATGAATTAGCAGTTATAAAAGGAATGAAAGCTTTAAGTCTGGTCACAAGTAGAAAGACATTAACTCTCCACCAGAACAGTTTAACAAGATGCTTGTTGAAGGGATACCAGCGATTGTCTCTAAAATGATGAAATTggacatttatttacatttctttGGAATAAAAAGTTCAAATGATAGAATATTAATCCTAAAAAAGAGGGGGTGTAAGTGGATATATTTACTCCAGTTGGACAAAGCTGCTGTCTCCTGCCTTGCCTCTGACCCAGCCTCTTGACCACCGACTGCCTGAaaagatggcgaaatcgaagtctcatgaatcactgagcaactatgacacagttgggctgtaATCgccacattgctcg
This genomic interval from Betta splendens chromosome 21, fBetSpl5.4, whole genome shotgun sequence contains the following:
- the LOC129603522 gene encoding uncharacterized protein LOC129603522, which translates into the protein MGSGQSKSPPPDCSITKLMRRKYGDECVSCLHDWTKLYGFQEGGSLSVKDIRALKEKLEEKEKQLRKSKTIKVKTLEEIELNNRCLEIWVKESERGERLKCQKELGGRKDESGDVAGRKDNNSVEACTPPPYTHTHTQHDEKQSAPTVSALYPFAELSAVKVNPDLDSFYVSRRAGQGGQQDQQPDQQQQPGQPLLSGTATSAAEQSEHVEDSVNATPTPGTVARMFWDDSPVGFIPTSSTATGSAHAPTATTSAASATTSVRTLRSNTPVAPEISLPMVEVAGPEGSMLVHRPWTSADIADFAQNLPDITVSGKTFGANLLAFCQEYRPTGAEIRRILAKRLSACEYQKLTGQLPDVTLALKHKDWTNNLNDGFVTAVRTLVAHLETAFPDKVCMIKVTTCKQQPEESVDDFVHRLTTAYNTHGGAHPPPEGVGGLILFHIRESPV
- the LOC114847671 gene encoding C-type lectin domain family 4 member M-like, producing MEDIYANVVNEPSVKTRPLGMEPGPRSSERSRHGAVVLGLVLLSVLLLAGLICLGVHYHVAAAQLSTIKANVTDLMEERNQLKTNITEMQMLLKQSKTCPAGWKMFGCSCYLLSSQSGPWTDGRDDCRSRDAHLVVIDSSKEQMFLSGFTNQDAWIGLSDRDQEGNWTWIDGTPLTSTSAQFWWTNQPDNTGPTGDEDCAKIIAHITLWNDVRCDVIQQWICEKEA